The following are encoded together in the Nitrospira sp. genome:
- the ilvC gene encoding ketol-acid reductoisomerase, giving the protein MKIYYDKDADLQLIRSKKVAVIGYGSQGHAHALNMKESGVTVVIGLREGASWKKAEQSGLKVMPVADAVKASDVVMILAPDEAQAAIYRQDVAPNLKPGSYLAFGHGFNIHFGQIVPPASINVFMVAPKGPGHLVRSEYTKGSGVPCLLAIHQDPSGTTKQVGLAYASAIGGGRAGVIETNFREETETDLFGEQAVLCGGLTSLIQAGYETLVEAGYSPEMAYFECLHEVKLIVDLIYQGGIANMRYSISTTAKYGDVTRGPRVVTEQTKQEMKKILDEIQTGRFAKEWVLENQANRPVYNALLAKGEAHPIEAVGSKLRAMMPWLKKDQLVDKTKN; this is encoded by the coding sequence ATGAAAATCTACTACGATAAAGACGCCGATCTCCAGCTGATTCGAAGCAAGAAGGTAGCCGTGATCGGTTACGGAAGTCAGGGGCATGCGCATGCCCTGAACATGAAAGAAAGCGGTGTGACCGTCGTCATCGGGCTGCGGGAAGGAGCCTCCTGGAAAAAAGCGGAGCAGAGCGGGCTGAAAGTGATGCCGGTTGCTGATGCAGTAAAGGCCTCCGATGTCGTGATGATTCTCGCGCCGGATGAAGCGCAAGCCGCTATCTATCGGCAGGATGTTGCACCCAATCTGAAGCCTGGATCCTATCTGGCATTCGGGCATGGGTTCAATATTCACTTCGGGCAGATTGTGCCTCCGGCTTCCATTAATGTGTTCATGGTGGCGCCCAAAGGGCCAGGGCACCTGGTCCGTTCCGAGTATACGAAGGGCAGCGGCGTGCCCTGTTTGTTGGCGATCCACCAGGATCCCAGTGGTACGACGAAGCAGGTCGGATTAGCCTATGCCAGTGCCATCGGTGGCGGACGCGCGGGCGTCATTGAAACGAATTTTCGTGAAGAGACTGAGACTGATCTCTTCGGAGAGCAAGCTGTGCTCTGCGGAGGACTCACGTCGTTGATCCAAGCCGGGTACGAGACATTGGTTGAAGCCGGGTACTCACCGGAGATGGCCTACTTTGAATGTTTGCATGAGGTCAAACTCATCGTCGATCTCATCTACCAGGGTGGAATTGCCAACATGCGCTACTCGATCAGCACGACCGCGAAGTACGGCGATGTGACTCGAGGCCCGCGCGTTGTCACGGAACAGACCAAGCAGGAAATGAAGAAGATTCTCGATGAGATCCAGACAGGGCGGTTCGCCAAAGAGTGGGTCCTTGAAAATCAGGCCAACCGCCCGGTGTACAATGCGCTGCTCGCCAAGGGTGAAGCGCACCCGATCGAGGCGGTCGGATCGAAGCTTCGTGCGATGATGCCGTGGCTGAAAAAGGATCAGCTCGTCGACAAGACTAAGAACTGA
- a CDS encoding 2-isopropylmalate synthase: MTRLIRIFDTTLRDGEQSPGASMNVEEKVMVAKQLARLGVDIIEAGFAYSSPGDFEAVRRIAQEVEGPTICSLARARPEDIDRAWEALQGAPKVRIHTFLSTSDIHLKHQFRMTREQAKRRAVDMVQRARGYVDDVEFSPMDASRSDPAYLCEVIEAVIAAGAGTINIPDTVGYAVPQEFGALIKGICDRVPNSKQAVISVHCHNDLGVAVANSLAAIINGAGQVECTINGIGERAGNTSLEEIVMGLRTRTDFYQADTGIKTDEIAKTSRLVSKITGMVVQPNKAIVGANAFAHTSGIHQDGLLKDKTTYEIMRPESIGLVESQMVMGKLSGRHAFRQRLEELGYKLNEEEVNHAFERFKKLADQKKEIFEEDLEVIVSEELSKMADRITLTALRVSSGTSQVPTATVELEVDGKAMAQTGTGDGPVDAVYRTIAEITQTKSQLLMYVVKGITGGTDAQGEVSVRVQEDGRTVTGHGADTDIITASARAYLNALNKLAYLAGKHAQGEQKVNLI; encoded by the coding sequence ATGACACGCCTGATCAGAATTTTCGATACGACATTGCGAGATGGTGAACAATCGCCGGGCGCCAGCATGAACGTGGAAGAGAAGGTCATGGTGGCCAAACAGCTGGCGAGGCTTGGTGTCGATATCATCGAGGCAGGGTTCGCGTACAGTTCACCAGGGGATTTTGAGGCGGTTCGACGGATTGCTCAGGAAGTGGAAGGGCCGACGATCTGCAGCCTTGCCCGCGCGCGTCCTGAAGATATTGATCGAGCCTGGGAGGCGTTACAAGGCGCTCCGAAGGTGCGTATCCACACGTTCCTGTCGACGTCCGATATTCATCTCAAACACCAGTTTCGGATGACCCGGGAACAGGCGAAGCGGCGTGCTGTGGACATGGTCCAGCGGGCTCGCGGCTACGTCGACGACGTCGAGTTTTCCCCGATGGATGCCAGCCGGTCAGATCCAGCGTATCTCTGCGAAGTCATTGAGGCAGTCATTGCGGCAGGAGCGGGAACCATCAATATTCCCGACACGGTGGGATATGCCGTGCCTCAGGAATTTGGTGCGCTGATCAAGGGAATTTGCGATCGGGTTCCGAATTCTAAGCAGGCCGTCATTTCTGTCCATTGCCACAATGATCTCGGCGTCGCTGTCGCAAACAGCCTGGCGGCCATCATCAACGGGGCTGGACAGGTGGAGTGTACGATCAATGGCATTGGCGAACGGGCCGGGAATACGTCGTTGGAAGAAATTGTGATGGGTCTACGCACCAGGACGGACTTCTATCAGGCAGATACGGGTATCAAGACGGACGAGATCGCAAAAACCAGTCGCTTAGTGAGCAAGATCACGGGGATGGTCGTACAACCGAACAAGGCCATCGTGGGGGCCAATGCGTTTGCCCATACCTCCGGCATTCATCAAGACGGCTTACTCAAAGACAAGACCACCTATGAGATCATGCGACCGGAATCCATCGGTTTGGTCGAGAGTCAGATGGTGATGGGAAAACTCTCCGGTCGGCACGCATTTCGTCAACGGTTGGAAGAGTTGGGATATAAGCTCAACGAGGAAGAGGTCAATCACGCGTTTGAACGGTTCAAGAAGCTGGCCGATCAAAAAAAAGAAATTTTCGAGGAAGACCTCGAGGTCATCGTCTCCGAAGAGTTGTCGAAGATGGCCGATCGCATCACCTTGACGGCGTTGCGCGTATCGAGCGGCACCAGCCAGGTTCCCACCGCTACCGTCGAACTGGAGGTTGACGGTAAAGCCATGGCTCAAACCGGCACTGGCGACGGCCCAGTGGATGCGGTCTACCGCACGATTGCAGAGATCACGCAGACCAAAAGTCAATTGCTGATGTATGTGGTGAAGGGCATCACAGGGGGTACTGATGCACAGGGGGAAGTCTCGGTACGGGTTCAAGAAGATGGTCGAACCGTCACCGGGCACGGGGCCGATACGGATATCATCACCGCCTCAGCGCGAGCCTATCTCAATGCCTTGAATAAGCTCGCCTATCTTGCGGGCAAACACGCGCAAGGGGAGCAGAAGGTGAACTTGATTTGA
- a CDS encoding cupin domain-containing protein has translation MWKVALGDRPEFLAGDHTRLREILHPAKDPLELGYSLAHGRLSPGARSKRHRLTSSEVYYFISGQGRFTINGQVTPIEAGTTVYVQPGGEQFLENTGAVDIEFLCLVDPAWREEDETVLE, from the coding sequence GTGTGGAAGGTTGCGCTGGGGGACCGGCCGGAGTTTCTAGCTGGTGACCATACTCGGTTACGGGAGATTCTGCATCCTGCGAAGGACCCGCTTGAACTGGGGTATAGCCTGGCCCACGGAAGGCTGAGCCCAGGAGCGCGCTCCAAACGGCATCGTTTGACCTCTTCCGAAGTCTACTATTTTATCTCCGGCCAAGGGCGATTCACGATCAATGGCCAGGTTACGCCAATCGAAGCGGGAACCACGGTCTATGTTCAGCCTGGAGGTGAACAGTTTCTTGAAAATACGGGAGCAGTCGATATTGAGTTCTTGTGTCTGGTGGATCCCGCTTGGCGAGAAGAAGACGAAACAGTATTAGAATAG
- a CDS encoding phosphatidylserine decarboxylase family protein: protein MPFAKEGIPFIAAPAGVTLLAGWLGWPVFAFLGGVATLFSAWFFRNPARVVPQGPKLVVAPGDGKVIAIEEEFEPRYLKERSLRVTIFLNVFNVHINRMPCDGVIEDVQYQPGLFMVASKPEATLRNEQNAVMIKTKEGIKVLCVQVAGLIARRIVSWVSPRDQAIRGERFGLIRFGSRMDTFLPIGTTVRVAIGDQVKGGETIVGELP, encoded by the coding sequence ATTCCATTCGCTAAAGAAGGAATTCCCTTCATCGCAGCGCCGGCTGGCGTTACACTGCTGGCTGGATGGTTGGGTTGGCCGGTCTTCGCGTTTCTCGGAGGCGTGGCGACACTCTTCTCGGCCTGGTTCTTTAGGAATCCAGCCCGGGTGGTACCGCAAGGCCCCAAGCTGGTCGTCGCTCCCGGCGATGGGAAAGTGATTGCGATTGAGGAAGAGTTTGAACCGAGATATTTAAAGGAACGTTCCCTAAGAGTGACGATCTTTTTGAATGTGTTCAACGTCCATATTAATCGGATGCCTTGCGATGGGGTCATCGAGGATGTGCAGTATCAACCAGGTTTGTTCATGGTGGCCAGTAAGCCGGAAGCCACGTTGAGAAATGAACAGAACGCGGTGATGATTAAGACGAAGGAAGGCATCAAGGTGCTGTGCGTCCAAGTAGCAGGACTCATTGCCCGGCGCATCGTGTCTTGGGTTTCACCACGGGATCAGGCCATTCGAGGTGAACGGTTCGGGTTGATCCGTTTTGGATCTAGAATGGATACCTTCCTGCCCATCGGTACCACGGTTCGGGTCGCGATCGGGGACCAAGTCAAAGGTGGGGAAACAATCGTAGGGGAATTGCCATGA
- the pssA gene encoding CDP-diacylglycerol--serine O-phosphatidyltransferase has protein sequence MKTAGFKNSFGKEGKRRKAAMHLIPNLFTTGNLFCGVYAILSVFNANYLEAAIAILVAMIFDVLDGKSARLTNSTSQFGLEYDSLSDVVSFGVAPGLLIYSWALSGQGTFGVAVMFAYVAMGAVRLARFNSTVAVSDGKYFTGLAIPAAAGVVASLVVFDHYILKMGSEPKPIVVLIMTLILAFLMVSTIKYRSFKDLKFKGHRHITYLVWGILALMMVAALPAVMLFVVFAGYALMGPVEKLYWLVAPSAGKKGVGKVDPSPIETRL, from the coding sequence ATGAAAACGGCAGGATTTAAGAATTCGTTCGGGAAAGAAGGCAAGCGGCGAAAAGCCGCCATGCACCTCATCCCGAATCTGTTTACAACCGGCAACCTGTTTTGCGGAGTATATGCCATCCTTTCCGTCTTCAACGCCAACTACCTGGAAGCGGCCATTGCGATTCTCGTCGCGATGATTTTTGATGTGCTTGACGGAAAGTCGGCACGCTTGACCAATAGTACGAGCCAATTCGGTCTGGAATACGACTCGTTGTCCGATGTCGTATCGTTCGGTGTTGCGCCGGGTCTGTTGATCTACTCCTGGGCCTTGAGTGGACAGGGGACGTTCGGTGTCGCGGTGATGTTTGCTTACGTCGCGATGGGGGCCGTGCGGCTGGCGCGATTCAACTCTACGGTCGCGGTATCAGATGGGAAATATTTTACCGGGTTGGCCATCCCAGCCGCCGCCGGGGTGGTGGCTTCTCTGGTAGTGTTTGATCATTACATCCTCAAGATGGGATCGGAACCCAAACCGATCGTGGTCTTGATCATGACCTTGATACTGGCGTTCTTGATGGTCAGTACGATCAAGTATCGTAGCTTCAAAGACTTGAAGTTTAAGGGCCACCGGCACATTACCTACCTCGTGTGGGGGATTCTCGCGTTGATGATGGTGGCAGCCCTACCAGCCGTCATGCTATTTGTGGTTTTTGCTGGGTATGCATTGATGGGTCCGGTCGAAAAGTTGTATTGGTTGGTAGCTCCGTCTGCTGGGAAAAAAGGTGTTGGGAAAGTCGACCCATCACCGATTGAAACACGACTGTGA